The genome window AGAAAGATGAGGTACTCCGCGGGCTCCGTGGGCATCGGGCATGGGGCTCCGTGGGCATCGGCCTCCGTGGGCATCGGCCTCCGTGGGCATCGGGCATACCTCACTTTTTTGAGAACCGCTGTAATAATGAGCTATTTGTTGCACAAGTAGCAGGTTCGATGCTCTGTTTGAGGTGAATTTTTGTTTCAGTCACTCTCAGTTTTTCTGCGATGTGGTTGAATTGTTTAACAATCTGTAGGTTTTTCTGGTTTCTCGATCGGTAAATTTGTGTGCAAATTTTCTAGCCCCGGTTAAATTTGAAGCGTCCAAAAGTAGGGACGATCGACCGCAGCGACTGGCTGCGGGGTTCTCGCACCAAAACCAAAGGCAGCAAGCCTACCAGCCGCACAGCAGCCGAGAGGGCAAACAGTGAGCCCAAACTCATGCCTGGAAGTTCGGCAAGAAAGCCGCCGGCGGTAGTTCCCAAAGCCCCAGCTAATCCCGAAACCGCTGCGCCGATCGCAAAATAAGTCGAAGGTTGCTCGATCGACGCTATCTCCATTTGAATATTGTTAGTACACAGCCCGATCGCGCCTAAAGTCGTTCCCCCCAGCAAGTGCAGCAGCGGCAGCCACACCCACAGGGCAAAAGGGTAATTGCCCGTACCCAACCACAGCAAAGGCGTCAGGGCCACCACCAGCCCAACCGCAATTAGCAGGGGGCGATTTCCCCAGCGATCGGCCAACTTGCCCCAAAACATCAGCAGCAGTAGATTTGCCCCGGAACTTAAGCTGGTGTAAATCGTTACCCAACTCACATCCAAGCTTAAATCTTTCAGCAGGTAGATATTAAAAAAAGGCGCGCTGAGATTAATAGCAAATGTCCAGATGCTGAAGTAAAGAATAAACATTAAAAAATTAGAATTTTTCAGCACAGAAGGGACAAAATCTGTTATTTGCTTTGCTTTTTTCTCTGTAAGTCGATCGCTCAGTGCATCTTTTTTGTATACCTGGGGATTCACATCAACCATGAAGGATTGACACCCCAAACTAATCATTCCCGCCAAAACA of Oscillatoria nigro-viridis PCC 7112 contains these proteins:
- a CDS encoding MFS transporter, which produces MVEPVAELNEPLSLQTPDIVDPKIFQLVLPPKTDLKISKQEVRSTLKASTLDGVFAAVFESATTGVLLSNFLLQLGASSVEIGIFSAIPMVVNLLQPLGAYIADRTTSRHWYNLFVFGVSRLLWLVLAVAIVWGSQHADLHQLLQWTLVTVVAASVLAAFANSSWFSWMAAVVPQRLRGRYFGFRNSAVSLITLLGVPLMGLGVSTWGADPIFGYGIVLLVAVLAGMISLGCQSFMVDVNPQVYKKDALSDRLTEKKAKQITDFVPSVLKNSNFLMFILYFSIWTFAINLSAPFFNIYLLKDLSLDVSWVTIYTSLSSGANLLLLMFWGKLADRWGNRPLLIAVGLVVALTPLLWLGTGNYPFALWVWLPLLHLLGGTTLGAIGLCTNNIQMEIASIEQPSTYFAIGAAVSGLAGALGTTAGGFLAELPGMSLGSLFALSAAVRLVGLLPLVLVREPRSQSLRSIVPTFGRFKFNRG